A window of Hymenobacter aerilatus contains these coding sequences:
- a CDS encoding zinc dependent phospholipase C family protein, with product MFRRLLLLWLLALPAAPAAAYSVLTHQAVIDSTWNKHLRPLLCQRYPGTDSVQLAEAKSYAYGGAIIQDMGYYPLGVEFFTDLTHYVRSGDFVRNLLRQAHTRNEYAFALGALSHYAADNIGHPEGTNRIMPTVYADLRATYGSVVTYENAPIRHTELEFSFDVVQVAAGRYRTQDYHKAIGFRVSKEVLERAFRATYGLELGQVFPSVDLSVASFRFAVNQLLPAAARAAWHSQRKEIRRVSPRARRREYLYKTNRSKFEREFGTKYEKPGFGARVVAKIINLLPKIGPLKAYAFELPSPAGEQQFRQSFRAVLREYTTLTAELPRDTAMLDPHLLNTNLDTGQPIRPTIYHLADATYGELLRELHKHNFEHLSPDLRADLLTYFIQGVPTLAQQTDQLGGHDADEDQREYEKERKETEEALAALRALAP from the coding sequence ATGTTCCGCCGCCTCTTATTGCTTTGGTTGCTGGCCCTGCCGGCCGCACCGGCCGCCGCCTACTCGGTACTCACCCACCAAGCCGTTATCGACTCCACCTGGAACAAGCACTTAAGGCCACTGCTGTGCCAGCGCTACCCCGGCACCGACTCGGTGCAATTGGCCGAAGCCAAGAGCTACGCCTATGGCGGGGCTATTATTCAGGACATGGGCTACTACCCGCTGGGCGTAGAGTTTTTCACGGACCTCACGCACTACGTCCGTAGTGGCGACTTTGTACGCAACCTGCTGCGCCAGGCGCATACCCGCAATGAGTATGCCTTTGCCCTGGGCGCCCTCTCGCACTACGCCGCCGACAACATAGGCCATCCGGAAGGTACCAACCGAATTATGCCCACCGTGTACGCGGACCTGCGCGCTACGTACGGCTCTGTTGTGACCTACGAAAACGCGCCTATTCGTCATACTGAGTTGGAATTTTCGTTTGATGTGGTGCAAGTAGCTGCCGGCCGCTACCGCACCCAGGACTACCACAAAGCCATTGGGTTTCGGGTAAGCAAAGAGGTACTGGAGCGGGCCTTTCGGGCTACGTATGGGCTGGAGCTGGGGCAGGTGTTCCCGAGCGTAGACCTTAGTGTGGCCTCGTTTCGGTTTGCTGTAAACCAGCTGTTGCCGGCGGCAGCGCGGGCCGCCTGGCATAGTCAGCGCAAAGAAATCCGGCGGGTGAGCCCCCGTGCCCGGCGCCGTGAATACCTCTACAAAACCAACCGGAGCAAGTTTGAGCGTGAGTTCGGGACCAAATACGAGAAGCCGGGCTTTGGCGCGCGGGTGGTTGCCAAGATCATCAATCTGCTGCCAAAGATCGGACCGCTGAAAGCCTATGCTTTTGAGTTGCCCAGCCCAGCTGGCGAGCAGCAGTTTCGGCAGAGCTTCCGGGCCGTATTGCGCGAGTATACCACCCTCACCGCCGAACTGCCCCGCGATACGGCCATGCTCGACCCGCACCTGCTCAACACCAACCTCGACACCGGCCAGCCCATACGCCCCACTATCTACCACTTGGCCGATGCTACGTATGGCGAGCTGCTGCGCGAGCTGCACAAGCACAACTTTGAACACCTCTCGCCCGACCTGCGTGCCGATTTGCTCACCTACTTCATTCAGGGAGTGCCTACCCTCGCCCAGCAAACCGACCAGCTCGGCGGCCACGACGCCGACGAAGACCAGCGTGAGTACGAGAAGGAACGCAAGGAAACCGAAGAAGCGCTGGCCGCCCTGCGGGCACTGGCACCGTAA
- a CDS encoding SPOR domain-containing protein: MMKRLFRNVFLLPTLFAVAACATNSPSGPTASRPDTTRRTPSEDVSKYRPVFEAPVTAAATTPAPVPKKPVVPTNQVNAQIEQRLRDQAAANLNVKYAQGYRILAYAGLERDQAMAVRRAIISRYPEETDYLTFKQPVYRLYIGDYLTRLEAEQALLRLKPLAPKAELQVAQVLLSKAGQ, from the coding sequence ATGATGAAACGCCTATTCCGTAACGTGTTCTTGCTGCCGACTTTGTTTGCAGTGGCGGCCTGTGCCACCAACTCCCCCTCGGGCCCTACTGCCTCCCGGCCCGATACCACCCGCCGTACCCCGTCCGAGGACGTAAGTAAATACCGACCCGTATTTGAGGCACCTGTTACTGCTGCGGCTACCACACCAGCCCCGGTACCCAAGAAACCGGTAGTGCCTACCAACCAAGTGAATGCGCAGATTGAGCAGCGCCTGCGCGACCAGGCGGCCGCCAATCTGAACGTTAAGTATGCTCAGGGCTATCGTATTCTGGCCTATGCAGGGCTGGAGCGCGACCAGGCTATGGCTGTGCGGCGGGCCATTATCAGTCGCTACCCCGAAGAAACAGACTATCTGACTTTTAAACAGCCTGTGTACCGGCTGTATATCGGCGACTACCTGACCCGTCTGGAAGCCGAGCAGGCCTTGCTGCGCCTCAAACCATTGGCTCCCAAAGCCGAATTGCAAGTGGCGCAGGTGCTGCTGAGCAAGGCGGGGCAATAA
- a CDS encoding Do family serine endopeptidase, with amino-acid sequence MQARQMMLGLVGSAILGGGVAVGGYKLLEPAAGSQQQVVAADPNVRYTSELRSSNYSVPEGLNFVAAAASVTPAVVHVMTEYSPQMNQDQSAMGMDPFLRQFFGEDMRGYRQQRGPQMGSGSGVIIAANGYIVTNNHVIEKADKIEVVMDDKRKFKAKLVGADPNTDIAVLKVEADNLPFVRYGNSDDVKIGEWVLAVGNPFNLNSTVTAGIISAKGRNINILRREDNMGIESFLQTDAVVNPGNSGGALVNLKGDLIGINSAIASHSGAFEGYSFAVPSSIVSKVVDDLLKYKVVQRALLGVNIQEVNAQLAAEKKLSSLNGVYVAGANKGSAAAAAGLQEGDIITAINGVNVNTSSQLQEQVARFRPGDKIKVSYLRGSDARTATATLRNATGTTDVVREEVAAATVKYEGATLSAVSRQEASKLDLQGGVKITGIRSSNFRRTGIADGFIITEIDKHKVSKPQDVQRYLDAAKDSEGVLLKGVYPDGREAYYPIGQAG; translated from the coding sequence ATGCAAGCAAGACAAATGATGCTCGGCCTCGTAGGCTCCGCTATCCTGGGCGGGGGCGTGGCCGTGGGTGGTTACAAACTGCTGGAGCCCGCCGCGGGCTCCCAGCAGCAAGTGGTAGCCGCCGACCCCAATGTTCGCTACACCAGTGAGCTGCGTTCTTCCAACTACTCCGTGCCCGAAGGCCTCAACTTCGTGGCCGCTGCCGCTTCCGTGACGCCCGCCGTGGTGCACGTGATGACGGAATATTCACCGCAAATGAACCAAGACCAGAGCGCGATGGGCATGGACCCCTTCCTGCGTCAGTTCTTTGGCGAAGATATGCGGGGCTACCGCCAGCAGCGCGGCCCGCAGATGGGCTCGGGCTCCGGGGTTATCATTGCGGCCAACGGCTATATCGTCACCAACAACCACGTGATTGAAAAGGCCGACAAGATTGAGGTGGTGATGGACGACAAGCGCAAGTTTAAAGCGAAGCTGGTAGGCGCCGACCCCAACACCGATATTGCCGTGCTGAAGGTAGAGGCCGACAACCTGCCCTTCGTGCGCTACGGCAACTCCGACGACGTGAAGATTGGCGAGTGGGTACTGGCCGTAGGCAACCCGTTTAACCTAAACTCCACCGTAACGGCCGGCATTATCTCTGCCAAAGGCCGTAACATCAACATCCTGCGCCGCGAGGACAACATGGGCATCGAGTCGTTTTTGCAGACCGACGCTGTCGTAAACCCCGGTAACTCGGGTGGTGCACTGGTGAACCTGAAAGGCGACCTGATCGGTATTAACTCGGCCATTGCCTCGCACTCAGGGGCGTTTGAAGGCTACTCGTTTGCCGTGCCTAGCTCTATCGTGAGCAAGGTAGTAGACGACTTGCTGAAATACAAAGTAGTGCAGCGTGCCTTGCTGGGTGTGAATATCCAGGAGGTGAATGCTCAACTGGCTGCCGAGAAGAAGCTGAGCAGCCTGAACGGCGTGTACGTGGCTGGTGCTAATAAAGGCAGCGCCGCCGCCGCCGCTGGCTTGCAAGAGGGTGACATCATCACCGCCATCAACGGGGTGAATGTAAACACCTCCTCGCAATTGCAGGAGCAAGTAGCTCGCTTCCGTCCCGGCGATAAGATCAAGGTAAGCTACCTGCGTGGTTCTGACGCTCGTACGGCTACCGCTACCCTGCGTAATGCCACGGGTACTACCGATGTAGTGCGTGAGGAAGTGGCCGCTGCTACCGTGAAGTACGAAGGTGCCACCCTGAGCGCCGTATCGCGCCAGGAAGCCAGCAAGCTGGACTTACAAGGTGGTGTAAAAATTACGGGTATCCGCAGCAGCAATTTCCGCCGCACGGGTATTGCCGATGGCTTTATCATCACGGAGATTGATAAGCACAAAGTATCCAAGCCGCAAGACGTGCAACGCTACCTCGATGCGGCCAAAGACAGCGAAGGCGTACTGCTGAAAGGCGTGTACCCCGATGGCCGCGAAGCCTACTACCCTATTGGGCAGGCCGGCTAA
- a CDS encoding Hsp20/alpha crystallin family protein — protein MATLLYNNLPARRSARPFNTVFNELLRETLPAAIEPATSFVPSTDVLESKDGYELVLVVPGVAKDSLSLDVEEGKLTIKGERKAPVAAEGDDTIARFRRVETSYGTFTRSFRLPDTVNAKAIVADLADGLLRVQLPFDTDKVTKHHIEVR, from the coding sequence ATGGCAACTCTGCTTTATAACAACCTGCCTGCCCGCCGTTCGGCGCGTCCCTTCAACACGGTCTTCAACGAGCTCCTGCGCGAGACGCTGCCTGCTGCCATCGAGCCTGCCACGTCGTTTGTACCTAGCACCGATGTACTGGAGTCGAAAGATGGCTACGAGTTAGTGCTGGTGGTGCCCGGCGTAGCCAAAGACAGCCTTAGCCTCGACGTAGAGGAAGGCAAGCTCACGATCAAGGGTGAGCGCAAAGCTCCAGTAGCAGCCGAGGGCGACGATACTATTGCCCGCTTCCGCCGGGTAGAAACCAGCTACGGCACCTTTACCCGCAGCTTCCGCCTACCCGATACGGTGAATGCCAAGGCCATTGTGGCCGATTTGGCCGACGGCTTGCTGCGCGTGCAGCTTCCCTTTGATACCGACAAGGTGACCAAGCACCACATTGAGGTGCGCTAG
- a CDS encoding M20 metallopeptidase family protein — protein MIQPEKIQELAAAYAADVVAVREHLHAHPELSFQETNTVAYVAEQLRQLGLDPQPVAGTGLVALIEGRNPESRVVALRADMDALPIQEQNDVPYKSTNPGVMHACGHDVHTASLLGAARILMQVRDEFEGTIKLLFQPGEELLPGGASLMIKDGVLENPRPQSVLGQHVFPHLPAGKIGLRAGRYMASTDELYLTVRGKGGHGAMPEQNIDPVVVAAHIIVAAQQIVSRRASPKLPSVLSFGKVIANGATNVIPNEVYIEGTFRTLNEEWRDEAHRHLRTLCEGLAASMGASCELEIRRGYPYLENEPRLTARTRQAAEAYLGADNVAELDQWMAAEDFAYYSQVSDACFYRLGTRAADGRYAASVHTPTFDIDKQALEVGPGLMAWLALHELAALPSAK, from the coding sequence ATGATTCAGCCCGAAAAAATCCAGGAACTGGCCGCTGCATATGCTGCCGATGTTGTAGCGGTGCGGGAACACCTGCACGCTCACCCCGAGCTTTCATTCCAGGAAACCAACACGGTGGCTTACGTAGCCGAGCAACTGCGCCAGCTAGGACTAGACCCTCAGCCCGTAGCGGGTACTGGCTTGGTAGCCCTCATCGAAGGCCGCAACCCCGAAAGTCGGGTAGTGGCCTTGCGGGCTGATATGGACGCCCTACCCATTCAGGAGCAAAACGACGTACCCTACAAATCGACCAACCCCGGCGTGATGCACGCCTGTGGGCACGACGTGCACACGGCATCACTACTGGGCGCAGCTCGTATTCTGATGCAGGTGCGTGATGAGTTTGAAGGAACCATTAAGCTATTGTTTCAGCCTGGTGAGGAGTTGCTACCCGGTGGCGCCTCACTGATGATTAAGGATGGCGTACTGGAAAACCCGCGGCCACAGAGTGTGTTGGGACAGCACGTATTTCCGCACTTGCCGGCTGGCAAAATCGGGCTACGGGCCGGGCGCTACATGGCCAGCACCGATGAGCTTTACCTCACTGTGCGCGGCAAAGGTGGCCACGGCGCCATGCCAGAGCAAAACATTGACCCCGTAGTGGTAGCAGCCCATATCATTGTGGCGGCCCAGCAGATTGTAAGTCGGCGCGCTAGTCCCAAGCTACCCTCGGTGCTGTCGTTCGGGAAGGTAATTGCCAATGGCGCTACCAACGTTATTCCCAATGAGGTATACATTGAAGGCACGTTCCGGACCCTGAACGAGGAGTGGCGCGACGAAGCGCACCGGCACCTGCGCACCCTATGCGAAGGCCTAGCGGCCAGCATGGGTGCTAGTTGCGAGCTGGAAATTCGTCGCGGCTACCCCTATCTCGAAAACGAACCCCGTCTTACAGCCCGTACCCGCCAGGCCGCCGAAGCCTACCTGGGCGCCGACAACGTGGCGGAGTTGGATCAGTGGATGGCCGCCGAAGACTTTGCATATTACTCACAGGTATCTGATGCCTGCTTCTACCGCCTCGGTACCCGCGCCGCCGATGGCCGCTACGCCGCCTCCGTACACACGCCTACCTTCGACATTGACAAGCAGGCCCTGGAGGTAGGGCCCGGCCTGATGGCATGGCTGGCCCTGCACGAATTGGCCGCGCTACCATCGGCTAAATAA